In Pygocentrus nattereri isolate fPygNat1 chromosome 19, fPygNat1.pri, whole genome shotgun sequence, the sequence tgagagaaaaaaaaaaatgattgtaTGTTTACCACTCATTACTAGACCAAGTACATATACACTACaaggacaaaagtattgggacacccctcctaattactgaAATCAGGTATTTCAGCCACACGCAGTGCTAACAAGTGGATAAAATTCCACCACttagccttgcagtctccattGACGAGCAATGGCAGCAATGGTCATACTGTATTTTATCTGTGTGTATACTTTAATATAACACGGTAAAGGCTGACTGGATATGCTATAGCTTTTTCACACACCTGTGACCTGCAGCTGTCTGCGGGCAAGGTGGAGGCGCTGCAGGTCCTCCTCAACATCGATGGTGTGAGTGTCCAGCGGGAGATCTGAGGGCTGCAGCAGGACGGGGCTGTAGCGACCAGAGTCGTACTCAGCCTGACTCTGCTGGATCAGATCCTCCTCTGTCAGCACCGCCTCCACTGCTCCactcttctctccctcctcctcctcttcctcatcctccCCTTCTCCTCGCTTTTTCTTAGACACTCCATGAGGAGAAGAGGCACTTGGCTCTGCATCTTCATCTCCTccttccttctcctcctcctcttcttcactTTGCACCTTCTGTTTTTGAGTGGCTGCTCCCGAGGGAGAGCTGGTAGATGGCCCCGCCTCCTGTCCTGCAGGCTCCACCTCTTGTGTACTATAAGACACCCCCCCCATTATATGCACCCTTTAAATCAATGATTGAAAGTATTAAAAGTTAGCATGTTAAACTGTTTACCACGCTTTAGTGCGCATGCATAAATGGACAATACAGCAAACTACAgtgaaaaacaatacaaattaaTACAACAGTCTCCAAGGCTATAAAAGTATATAAATATGCACACTATGTTGACTACATGTACAGGGTATTTACATCAACATAGCCTGTAACTGCAGCATACTGATTAGTATTCTATTTCACTTTCAATGAGTAAACAAGCAGGGCAGTTATCCCAACTGATAAATACCACTAGTCCAGCCCTTGCAGTACTCATATGATAAAAGGCTACAATATGGAGAAACTGCTAAATGCTTTATGTGCTGTGAACTTTCTGACCCATCACAGATGTTTCACAGTTTCTGTGAGTGTTTGGATAAAATTCAGATTTTCTTAAGTTCAACAAATGCAAATTGTTCTGGTGATAAATAAACTTCAACAATGTCCTGTCAAGGATTATGTGTTTTCAAACATACTGTGTGTTATATTTCAACTGCCACATTGATTTTCTTCCTTATCATATAGCTCAAAAACACTTACTATTAATATTCCTTTAGTAGTAACAGAGAAGGAAAAGGGACCGTAACTCACAGTGGCTGCTCGCTCTCGGGCTCCTCTTTAATAATTGGGAAGAGAGGTTCACTCTCCACTCCCTGCTCCTGCTTCAGCTTATACAGCTTCTGCCTCAGCACATCCTGATGCCTCTCCCTCAGCCTGCACAACACCACAGTGTACTTCAATAAGGCTTCAGAAAGCATGCATTCAGTGTCGCATGCCTCAACTTAAGCCACAGAAgtctacttttttgtttttacataatcatttgacaacaaattacatatttacatgcaattacatatttgtaCCATATCAATTACATAGTTATGTAATTACAGATTTATGTCTGACAGCATatcataaaataacaaaaacagatgtTTAGAAGGCAAACTCTACCATTCAATTCtgagtttctccagaatggcacggtacattaaaccactccaaataacactgttttacatgttaaatgtacagaaagatcctgtttaatattaaattacaaCTGTTTCTATGAGTTAATAAAAACGCAGGAAAGAAATCTGCAACAAATGTGGTACATTATCATTCCTTGAGTAGAAATAAGTGGCTGGAGCCAGTGTAGGCTCTGGACATACCTGGCCCGGGCCATGTAGACCCGCACCTGCTGCAGCAGACTCTCCCAGTAGCCGATATCCAGGTTTGAACCGCCAGCCTGGATCTTACTCTCAATGTTCATGTGCAGCGCCTGCAGCTGGCTGTACGTCTTCCCTTTGAAAACTGACTGCACGTCCGTACTCACCGACGTGTTGATGCCCTCACGACGATCACCTGTGAGCAGAGAGACAGTTATACCACACTGTACCCAGTTTCTGAGAAGTTCTAGACTACATCttctatatacatacattatacacTCATTGTTCAAAcctaaaacagcaaaaagcacacatttaatttttttgcttaGTTTCATGTCAATAAAGCAATACCTAGGCCTATCATGGAGTGCCTGGAGTCcaacacaataacaacaacaataataataatgaacccACTAGTAGCCATTCCTTTTCTGCCAAAGAATGCACACAATCCAAAGCTCAtgcttatataaataaatatgtgtgtgtgtgtctgtgtgtgtatatgcacagTCATCACTCCATGATTGAAAGTGAAGAACATGCgcctattacacacacacacacacacacacacacacacacacacacacacacacacacacacacacactcaaactaGCAAACTAACCTATCCTTCAAGAAATACAAAAATTCctatttatatcatttattcACGCAAAGGGCTGTAGGTGATTATATTAGAGTGTTTaagcacattctgcatgtgcgtcgtgtcatagtgaaagtttaacATGTTCAACATTGCGAAAGCAGAAACTGATCTGCAGAgaagacgaagtttatgctctgatctttaaaagatttTGTGGGATGGGGGTCCAatttatgtgtctcagaacacatctccctctcagccttctttaatgagcgcatgtgaagtacattttcctgagtctgacataattttaaagtaattaaaaacaaaagcacaacagctgaaaaatcagaaaacacactGCTGCTCCTCTCACTGGCTGgtctcacgtgatgctggttgtcatggtaacgtctacacaaAGTGGTACTCCAAGCAGGCCCTTAATTTcggatcagattacttgtattGTGCATGCTGAACgtagtgagcatataaacacttcagtcttaATTTATAATTGGAAAGTATgtaatcagattggcaaaaatctttagCCAGTGTCACTAATGTAAAGCACTGCTCTAATGAAGTATCAAAAGCTATTTGGCTGCAAATGACGCCCCCTTGTGGAAAATTTCAACATAACCACATATAAAAACTATCAATGTGAGGTGGATCATTACGGTGATCATTATTTGCTCTCAACTATTTACACTTACTTTACTGATATTAGCTAGACAAAGTGAAATGGGTAGCCTGATAAAGGTGTGTTACTGTACCTGGCCCTTTCCCTGATGCCTCCAACTTCCGAAGTTTGTTTATCTCGTCCTCCGTGATGGTGGTCATGTCCCTCCAGAAATCTACATTCTTCCCCTGTTCCAACTCCATATACACCTACAGCCGAGCACAGAACAGACCACAGTCATTTACACCATCTCATCCCCCTCTTAATCTAGTCGTTTCTACACCCACAGCATACAACACATCATTCAGCCCTTTAAATTCATAATTGTCCACAGAGCTGGTATTCTTAATTAAgcttgtggtttctgacattgtaaaaaaagtaaattaacaGTAGCAAAtctaaaataacagcagcagtCATACCGAAGCCTGAATTGCaacttttaataatattatgtaTCGAAGGAGACAAAATCTTTGCAAAAGCTCGGTAAGAAGGTTCAAACAATTGGACATTGACAAAGAGGAGAGCCTCAACCAATCCTTGGTCATAAAGGACTTGGCCTTTCTTAGATGCTCCTTTGATACCCAAACAAGATTGCATCACCTTATTTTAAACCTTCTTTTCTTTGAGTATTAAACATTTCTAATCTTAAATTGCCCGTCTCAACTTTTTTCCAAAGTGTTACAGGCATTAATTTGACCAAAACAACAATTAAATTTACCAAAAACAAGGTTgttaagataaaacattaaatattttgtctttgtactgctttcttttaaACACTGGTCAAAGCAGATTTACAAAACATTACTTGGTGTTTTAATTTACACTTCACATACTGCCAAACCTTTTTTCTATTGAGCTTGTAGAACAGCTAGTGAAAACACTTCTATCTACAACTGCACAACAAGTCAAGGTTATTTACATTACACAGAAGAGATCAGCAACAGGGGAAAGAAAGCCAAAAAATGATGCTTTGGAAACAGCAGGAATTCTAATAATAACACCTAACCACGCCCCCACAAACAGACCCGCTCACCTTGATGTCCTCCAGCAGATCGTCCATGTCTGTGACGGTGAGTCCGTTGAGGAAGGTATACGGCTCATGCATTTCCACAGCCAAGTCATCGTCTTCAGCACTGATGTACTTGGCCAGCAGGTCAATGGGCTTGGCCCGGCCGTCTCTGATTCGGATTTTAGACCTGCAGATGGACAGTAAAATGTTTGCATTGACTGTGGGCAGTAACTTGTAACCAGTGTTACAACAAGTTACAATGAGGTTGATaggataaaacattaaatatctaaGTTATTGAGGATGGGAGTGATATGGGAACTCCAACCGCAGACCAGTGAAAGGACATTACAATAGTTAAGAGAAGAGATTACGCATAAACTAGAGTTTCTGCATCTATTTTTCTGggcagtggagcagtggaactgtgttctctggagtgatggagctccatccaatacctcaGGGATGAACTGAAGTTACATTTGTGATCTGAAATTAATCAtcttgtgactgaatgcaaCCAAATCGTCATGGCAATAATCCAACATCTACTGGAAAGCCTTCCAAAAAGAACAGAGCCTGTTTCTGCATCAAAGGGGGATAGATTCCCTATTAATACTCTTTCAGAACAATTGCTGGATGAACAAGTGTTTTGGACACGGTGTGTATACAGGCTATGAGAAAGTGTGCAGAGTGCCTGAAGAGCAGGCATGTTGTGCACTTACCTGAGCTTGGCCTGATGTAGGTGAAAGTTGTCCTCTTGCTCCGCCCAGGTTTTAAAATGCTCTGCTTCCTTCTCTCTTTGCAGCATCTCCAATTCCTGCTCACGCATGgccttctccctctctcgctccagACGTAACTGCTTCACCTGTACAAATAGAGTGAACATTTCCCATTTCTCAGAAACATTCAATACAAAACTGTCACACAGCAGAACAACCAGTCTAAGCAATACAGCTTTTTACTACTTTGACTTGACCCGACGTGACAAATTTACCTTCTGCAATTCCCTGCGATTCTCCTCTTGGATGCACTTATTTCTCTCCTTTAACTCCTTCTCTCCCAAATGCGCTATTCCCTTCCTCTCAAGAGCCTacagaacacacatacacaagcacacattttttcataaagaaaatatatatcaCAGCATAACATGTTTTCACAGCataaagtgtttttaataaaatgtattatgctTTCTTTTAGTGTTGCACTACACACATTTTATCCACTTCTTTTTATCCGTCATCAGCACTAAATTAATTAACTTATTACAAGAAATACATAGTAATTAGGATAAAAACGACTCTGAGTCCAACTccatattttctattttcaaaCTTTAAATGTCCTTTAAGCCCCAAATGTAAATTATTAACTAAAGGATTTTTTggacatacattcatacatactcATCATTCTCATCACTCATCAAAAATTATATTTGTATTAGAATCACTTTTGAAACTTTCAGGCATAAGCCTTTAGACTATAATGTCCAAGATTATGAAAACATACAATCGGAGCGGGGATCACTACAAGCCCCATGACACAATATTATCATGATACATGAGTTATGATGGTATTCTATCGCAACGTTCATATATTTGTAATGTCCCTGGTATTGCGATACAAGGTGTTGCAATATTTGGCGACTTACTCGTTTTACTAAAGCAAAAGAGAAATGATAAGCAGACAAATCAAAACTTTGcccttacatttacatatttagccGATGATTGGATTTGTAAAGTGGacaacattaaaacagaaaTCATCCAGATGTCATCCTTTATCCAGAACAGTTTAATTAAGCACATATTTGCAATCTAGTCTGAGTCTGACAACAGgcttaatacataaaaatattgaTTATTAAACATCAAGTTATCAATATGTGGGCCTCTGTGTACCAACAGTATTTTAAAACCTTGATTATCAcattattatatgtattaatTTTTCCCATTCTGTGCATCTACATTTTTGACTAGTACTACACATAGATCTTCACTATcataacaaaaccaaaataagcatattatatatatatatatatatatatatatatatatatatatatatatatatatacacacacacatatatatatacacacacacacataatatggCCTTAACTTATGCAAGTCATCGAACATTTCTCACCTTCTGCCATTTGAAGGTGCCCAGCAGGTTATTATCTCCAAATGGGTTGTCGGCATTAGTGTAGCCCATATATTCCTCACTCCACcccatcttctctctcttcttcctctccttcgCCTCTTTCTTGGCCAGCCGGCGAGCTCTCTTCTCCTCCGGCGTCTCCAGGGCCTTCATCAGCTCTTTCtgattctttttctcttctttaagGGACATGGAGGCCTGTCCTCCTTTTCCGTCCTCCTGCTCAGAGGCTGAGGAGCCAGACGAAACTGAGGAACCCGACTGTgacctcttcctcctctccctGCTCCTGTCCCTATCATCCCTCCCTCTGCTTCTatgtctctttctgtccctctcctcactcctcctccctctccccctgcttctgcttctcctcctctctctgtcctgctcCCTCCGTCTGTCCCTGCTGGGGCTCCTACTCTCACGCTCTGTGcttctccatctttttctcctctccctaTCGCTGCTGTGGCCATCCCTCACTCTCCGCCTCTCCATGCTGGACCGTGTGCTGGAACGTGAGGAgcttctgctttgttttctttcttgcttttcaTTCTTGCGACTCTTCTTCTTGAGTTTGTTTGTACTATGGTCATCAGACAAAGAGCTAAAGGGACAGAcaggcaaaatggaaaaggtTACTTGAGTCACAGTAAGTGAACTAATGGAAGCGGCCAAGTTCGTACcaaaatatcgctgctgtcgggagaaaaccttgtatctccattttttgtcattgttcatttttttaaaagtaatttggAAGTaccagttgtcctttacattgtctgtacatttcatgataaatggatcaaaagaaacggcccaaaacgatgtggaaaaaaatctggttccattgacttacatggaaagtaaagcaggttttttccttctcctgtaaagttacccttttggagatacaagtttccgacaacagcaatatgcttCCTGCTAAAATGTTGGCCTATCAGAAGATCGAGTCAGTCATATATCTAAACGAGAGGTACATATTAAACATACTATCACTGATCAGCATCCTTAAAGATAAATTCAGCACAAATTCAAAGATAAAATCAACCGATTGTTCACAAATTCTACAcagttaaatggttaagatgtaaacaaagtcattcagagtggtttgatgtgaaatactccattctagagaagcaTAATGAGTCAGATTTGTTTACAGAGGTAGTGATACGAACCAGACATGGGAAgagcttaatgcctctaaaagctccctcacagaaatttacttcataaaatggttatgaatacccTGCATGATGTCTGATATATTGCTTTACGGTTGTGTTGAAATTCTATAATTGAAGCTTGTTGTCTAAAATAAGTGTGGAGACACAGATCCAGGGCGCTCTACGGTAAAATCGGTACCCAAAGTTCCccaatttcttttttcttcttcagatttatcactattttaccacaaACAGCATTACACTTGGCGTTGTTGACACTGAGACCCCTTGTTCCcgtcaacaccactgtaaataaatctacatttacatttacagcatttagcagacgctcttatccagagcaacttacaagaagtgctttgtcaatctagagaaagtatctttgctagttaccaatagcttagagaaaaagacagtcctgagctcagatactgctagaaacaaatatgtcactgcagacaccaagagaaaaagaaacagagttgaacacagaactctgtgccattcagtgcaatacaataacaaacaatacaatacaataaactacaatacagagtgcagtacaataaaataagtgcagcttatttatataaatctaaactggtaagtttctctacaatgaacatttcacatcagaccactctgaaagacttttacATTTCAATCTAAgatttatgcaaaaaaataaataaaaataaaacaattatcaGACAGCAGCAGACTAGTGACCAACACCCCAAGGAACTTAGAgaagctaacctagctagctagcctgcctagctaacctagctatcTAGATTAGCACAAActcttgttgttttctttttagtcTCTCGCGAGACTGAAGTCAGCTTCACATCAGCCAGctgcttgttcgaatttttccagttccaccttaaatggataTGCAGTGAttacatttaagatggaacgggaaaattcgaaggAGCAGCCAGCGAAtaagaagccgacttcagcttcgtctgtctgtctctctctctctctatatagcTTCTCTCCTGTCCATCGACTCTTTCTGTCTGTGGATCATGCACTTCGCACTTCGCACTTCGCCCTcacctgtctctgtctctggcGGCGTGTCTGTGAGTCCTCCCCCGGTTCTCTCTCTCCGAGCCGCTGCTGTGCGCCCCGCTGTCCGAGCTCTCTGGGCGGACTCTCCTTCCAGAACTTTTCACAGGAGATCGGGTTCGGTCGTGTCTGTCCTCCGGAGAACGTGAAGGGACTGCTCTGCTCCTGTGCCTCCCCCTGTCCCTGTCCCTGTCCCGGTCTCTGGACCGGGACCGAGACCGTGTTCTGCTGCTCCGCTCCTTCTTCTTCGAGCTCATGTTTGAACGGACTTACGTTGGGGTCTTGACTGTGTAGAGACGCGTAAATAGGGAGTCGGCAACTTCGTGAAAGGGATCACGTTCTACTACAAGTTTGGGCTTttacaaacacattaacataaTCATCTCGTCCTCGTCCGAACTACTTTTTGGTGCCTAAGCATTACCGTTTTTTAATTTTCAGCTGAATAGTAATATTTGTGAGCTGGCGGACGTCTGAGACACCTCATTCTGGGGTCTTTCTTGCGCAGTGAGCAGGCCTTGCTTACGTTCACAAAGACGGAgactcagacagacagacagacagacagatatacagacagacagacagatacacagatacatacacagatagacagacagatacacagacagacagacagacatacacagatagatagacagacagacagatacacagatacatacacagatagacagacagacagacagacatacacagatagatagacagacagatacatacacagacagatatacagacagacagacatacacagattcatacacagacagatagacagacagacagacagacagatagatagatggaaatTTACAATAGAATATTTTTTTGAGGTTTTATGTtcagaaatgcaaatgaaagGCGTTATTGTAAAATACCccaaatttaaaataaaa encodes:
- the cactin gene encoding cactin — translated: MSSKKKERSSRTRSRSRSRDRDRDRDRGRHRSRAVPSRSPEDRHDRTRSPVKSSGRRVRPESSDSGAHSSGSERENRGRTHRHAARDRDSSLSDDHSTNKLKKKSRKNEKQERKQSRSSSRSSTRSSMERRRVRDGHSSDRERRKRWRSTERESRSPSRDRRREQDRERRRSRSRGRGRRSEERDRKRHRSRGRDDRDRSRERRKRSQSGSSVSSGSSASEQEDGKGGQASMSLKEEKKNQKELMKALETPEEKRARRLAKKEAKERKKREKMGWSEEYMGYTNADNPFGDNNLLGTFKWQKALERKGIAHLGEKELKERNKCIQEENRRELQKVKQLRLEREREKAMREQELEMLQREKEAEHFKTWAEQEDNFHLHQAKLRSKIRIRDGRAKPIDLLAKYISAEDDDLAVEMHEPYTFLNGLTVTDMDDLLEDIKVYMELEQGKNVDFWRDMTTITEDEINKLRKLEASGKGPGDRREGINTSVSTDVQSVFKGKTYSQLQALHMNIESKIQAGGSNLDIGYWESLLQQVRVYMARARLRERHQDVLRQKLYKLKQEQGVESEPLFPIIKEEPESEQPLTQEVEPAGQEAGPSTSSPSGAATQKQKVQSEEEEEEKEGGDEDAEPSASSPHGVSKKKRGEGEDEEEEEEGEKSGAVEAVLTEEDLIQQSQAEYDSGRYSPVLLQPSDLPLDTHTIDVEEDLQRLHLARRQLQVTGDASESAEDAFVRRAKEGMGGDEAQFSVELPLTGKMYLWADKYRPRKPRFFNRVHTGFEWNKYNQTHYDFDNPPPKIVQGYKFNIFYPDLIDKRSTPQYFLEPSPDNKDFGILRFHAGPPYEDIAFKIVNREWEYSHRHGFRCQFANGIFQLWFHFKRYRYRR